The Musa acuminata AAA Group cultivar baxijiao unplaced genomic scaffold, Cavendish_Baxijiao_AAA HiC_scaffold_323, whole genome shotgun sequence sequence CTCCACCGACTGGAACGCTTAGAGGAGCTCCCGTGTCAATCACTTCCATTCCTCTCATCAGTCCATCTGTAGCACTCATAGCTACAGCTCTAACTCGATTATTTCCTAATAATTGTTGTACCTCACAAGTCACATTAATTTGCTGACCAATAGTATCTCGACCCTTAACTACCAAAGCGTTATAAATATTAGGCATCTTGCCCGGAGGAAAAACAACATCCAGTACTGGGCCAATAATTTGAGCGATACGCCCTaggttttgttcttcaagtgtgGAAACCGCAGGACTAGAAGGGGTAGGAttgattctcataattataattaaagtaaAGTATGTCGAAAGTTTTTTTGAATAGTGCCATGCCAAGTCGAAAATAAATGTCCGATAGCAAGTTGATCggttaattcaataagaaataaatgGGAGTTAGCACTTGATTTAGTTGGTACCACCCAACCGAATACGATTCAATCGTTTACTCATTCAATTACTCATTCAATGAGTCAATTTTCAAGTTCAGCCaatccttctttttttcaaaagaaatattaagtacatgaaatcacgagtaagtctctttcatttctctatcattatagaaaaaccatccgtattagattctattatctatagaattcgaacccgaactccatttatgattcattatttcgatctaattggccattgttcttttttttttttgaatagatattggatttccgcctatctattctttatacccttttaggatgaattatgcctattttcacatctaggatttacatatacaacatatatcactgtcaagagtgaatttttcttagtatttggattcaaaataagaaggagatccatttgattttattgtaaacttgcaaaacaaacattgggtttgggttgcgccatatatatcaaagagtatacaataatgatgtatttggagtatacaataatgatgtatttgatgaatcaaatacatggtctaataatgaaccatttcattttaacataacattgaaattagttgataatattagttgaatattttttttctttttttttatttttatttttgtcaaaggTTTCATTCATGCATAATCTATATCGAGTAGACCTTGTCGTTGTGAGAATTCTTAATTCATGAGTTGTAGGGAGGGACTTATGTCACCACAAACAGAGACTAAAGCAAGTGTTGGATTTAAAGCTGGTGTTAAAGATTACAAATTGAATTATTATACTCCTGACTACGAAGTCAAAGATACTGATATCTTGGCAGCATTCCGAGTAACTCCTCAACCTGGAGTTCCGCCCGAAGAAGCAGGGGCTGCGGTAGCTGCCGAATCTTCTACTGGTACATGGACAACTGTGTGGACTGATGGACTTACCAGTCTTGATCGTTACAAAGGGCGATGCTACCACATCGAGGCCGTTGTTGGGGAGGAAAATCAATATATTGCTTATGTAGCTTATCCTTTAGACCTTTTTGAAGAAGGTTCTGTTACTAACATGTTTACTTCCATTGTGGGTAATGTATTTGGTTTCAAAGCCTTACGAGCTCTACGTCTGGAGGATCTGCGAATTCCCACTTCTTATTCCAAAACTTTCCAAGGCCCGCCTCACGGCATTCAGGTTGAAAGAGATAAGTTGAACAAGTATGGTCGTCCCCTATTGGGATGCACTATTAAACCAAAATTGGGATTATCTGCAAAAAACTACGGTAGAGCGGTTTATGAATGTCTACGTGGTGGACTTGATTTTACCAAAGATGATGAAAACGTAAACTCACAACCATTTATGCGTTGGAGAGATCGTTTCTTATTTTGCACCGAAGCACTTTTTAAAGCGCAGGCCGAAACAGGTGAAATCAAAGGACATTACTTGAATGCTACTGCGGGTACatgtgaagaaatgatgaaaagggCCATATGTGCCAGAGAATTAGGAGTTCCTATCGTAATGCATGACTACTTAACTGGTGGATTCACTGCAAATACTAGCTTGGCTCATTATTGCCGTGACAACGGCCTACTTCTTCACATCCATCGCGCAATGCATGCAGTTATTGATAGACAGAAAAATCATGGTATGCATTTCCGTGTACTAGCTAAAGCATTACGTATGTCTGGTGGAGATCATATTCACGCCGGTACAGTAGTAGGTAAACTGGAAGGGGAACGTGAGATGACTTTAGGTTTCGTTGATTTATTACGTGATGATTATATCGAAAAAGACCGAAGTCGCGGTATTTTCTTCACTCAAGATTGGGTCTCTATGCCAGGTGTTCTGCCCGTGGCTTCAGGGGGTATTCATGTTTGGCATATGCCTGCTCTGACCGAAATCTTTGGGGATGATTCCGTACTACAGTTTGGCGGAGGAACTTTAGGACACCCTTGGGGAAATGCACCTGGTGCAGTAGCTAATAGGGTGGCTTTAGAGGCGTGTGTACAAGCTCGTAATGAGGGACGTGATCTTGCTCGTGAAGGTAATGAAATTATCCGTGAAGCTAGCAAATGGAGCCCTGAACTAGCCGCTGCTTGTGAAGTATGGAAAGAGATCAAATTCGAATTCGAACCAGTAGATAAGCTagataaagagaaaaagtaagtgtgcataattcagtaattcctgtttgttctcctaattgattgcaattaaagtcggcccaatcttttcctaaaaaaaagattgggccgattgccgaataaaaaaaaaaagaatgagcattctatactatgtatttgcatatatcttttatatgtacagatgtacagatcttacctatatatatacaagataagatcgaagactaaacaactcaatacttctattgtttgttgttggatccataggattggattaattatggatccttgggattggtggacttttttatatctcctagtttcaggccatagatcaagccaagggaaaggctcctttacccatcctatatattgtctttttcgttccatgttaaaatagaaacttaattatttgattatacgagaacaaattctttattctttatttatagaaataaacaactatctctattttcgatgagaatttgtacatcacatggaagaaagctgtgtctttctattttaaaatttataaaaagattctatcaatatatatTGAAGTGATACCTCGGCTTCCCACAAAGGAGAATCATttctttcaatacttactcgttctttcaatacttactcgttattaattaacaatcctaatgattaggattagattcgtatgcttaattctgataagaaatcaaatagtgaaagtaaaatgattatccatcgaatgtattgtatttcatcaaataggGG is a genomic window containing:
- the LOC103988823 gene encoding ribulose bisphosphate carboxylase large chain; its protein translation is MSCREGLMSPQTETKASVGFKAGVKDYKLNYYTPDYEVKDTDILAAFRVTPQPGVPPEEAGAAVAAESSTGTWTTVWTDGLTSLDRYKGRCYHIEAVVGEENQYIAYVAYPLDLFEEGSVTNMFTSIVGNVFGFKALRALRLEDLRIPTSYSKTFQGPPHGIQVERDKLNKYGRPLLGCTIKPKLGLSAKNYGRAVYECLRGGLDFTKDDENVNSQPFMRWRDRFLFCTEALFKAQAETGEIKGHYLNATAGTCEEMMKRAICARELGVPIVMHDYLTGGFTANTSLAHYCRDNGLLLHIHRAMHAVIDRQKNHGMHFRVLAKALRMSGGDHIHAGTVVGKLEGEREMTLGFVDLLRDDYIEKDRSRGIFFTQDWVSMPGVLPVASGGIHVWHMPALTEIFGDDSVLQFGGGTLGHPWGNAPGAVANRVALEACVQARNEGRDLAREGNEIIREASKWSPELAAACEVWKEIKFEFEPVDKLDKEKK